The proteins below come from a single Tenuifilum thalassicum genomic window:
- a CDS encoding alkaline phosphatase family protein: protein MRILQKLFSVLFVFVLTANTSQLHAQYSGKSDTYVLLISLDGFRWDYPAIYNTPNIDEFGRTGVRAQSLISCYPSKTFPNHYSLATGLHPDHHGIVNNSFYDEKLGYYRLGDRKSVENGEFYGGEPIWVTAEKQGVKTASFYWVGSEALIKRFQPTYWKRYNQKVTFEQRVDTVLKWFTLPVELRPHLVTFYYHEPDWVSHEYGPVSLQTEKVVEQLDSLIGYFLTKLAELPISDKLNIIIVSDHGMAEISNERVVNLSEYVDKSLFKYITGSNPVYSLQPKVEHYNEVLAKLKSIPHLKVWERGDIPQRYVYGTNPRINDILVEAELGWSVTWSNNKEGYSGGTHGYDNLIPDMQGIFYAKGPAFKSGYVHPSFYNVNIYTIIAHILNLTPAKTDGSLEQVRGVMKE, encoded by the coding sequence ATGAGAATTTTGCAAAAGTTATTTTCTGTTCTTTTCGTATTTGTTTTAACGGCTAATACATCACAGTTACATGCTCAGTATTCAGGCAAGTCTGATACCTATGTTTTACTCATATCGCTCGATGGCTTTAGATGGGATTATCCTGCCATATATAACACGCCAAATATTGATGAGTTTGGGCGAACTGGAGTTCGCGCACAGTCGTTAATTAGCTGCTATCCATCAAAAACTTTTCCTAACCATTATAGCTTGGCAACAGGCCTCCATCCCGACCATCATGGCATTGTTAACAACTCGTTTTACGATGAGAAGTTAGGTTACTATAGGTTGGGAGATAGGAAAAGCGTGGAGAATGGAGAGTTTTACGGAGGTGAACCCATTTGGGTAACCGCCGAAAAACAGGGTGTTAAAACAGCATCGTTTTATTGGGTTGGCTCGGAAGCACTCATAAAGAGATTTCAACCTACATACTGGAAAAGGTATAACCAAAAGGTTACTTTTGAGCAACGTGTCGACACTGTATTAAAGTGGTTTACACTTCCTGTGGAGTTACGACCCCATTTGGTTACATTCTACTACCACGAACCCGACTGGGTTAGCCATGAATATGGACCTGTTTCACTACAAACAGAAAAGGTTGTTGAGCAACTCGATAGTTTAATAGGTTATTTTCTTACTAAGTTGGCAGAACTGCCCATTTCGGATAAGCTAAACATCATAATAGTTTCGGATCACGGAATGGCAGAGATTTCAAATGAAAGGGTAGTTAACCTTTCGGAATATGTTGATAAAAGCTTATTTAAATACATAACAGGGAGTAACCCTGTATATAGTCTTCAGCCAAAGGTTGAGCATTACAATGAGGTGTTAGCTAAGCTAAAATCAATTCCACATCTCAAAGTCTGGGAGAGGGGGGATATTCCGCAACGCTACGTTTATGGGACAAATCCACGTATAAATGACATTCTGGTTGAGGCTGAGTTAGGCTGGAGTGTTACCTGGTCGAACAATAAAGAGGGATACTCTGGTGGAACACACGGCTACGACAACCTTATTCCCGATATGCAAGGTATCTTTTATGCTAAGGGACCTGCGTTTAAAAGTGGGTATGTTCACCCATCGTTTTACAACGTTAACATCTACACCATAATTGCCCATATTCTAAACCTAACCCCAGCCAAAACTGATGGTAGCTTGGAGCAGGTAAGGGGAGTGATGAAAGAATAA
- a CDS encoding deoxyribodipyrimidine photo-lyase, which yields MFGKSIFNKHRARLLKDGGKSRRGPVIYWMSRDQRVADNWALIYSIINANELKVPLVVVFTLSEVFPSTNLRHYGFMLKGLTEVEHKFKELGMPFVTLNGDPAERLLEFSEEVKASLLISDFDPLLVKRSWKAQLNQQLAIPHYEVDAHNVVPCWYVSPKQEFGAYTIRPKIKKHLSSFLTEFPIIELKNKERVSKSINWHDVNSWFKTASEVKPVKGVVPGEKAAHEVLDEFIQAKLNGYVEKRNDPTLEWQSNLSPYLHYGHISAQRVAIEVLKAPAPEVDKQAFLEELIVRRELSDNFCYYNPNYSRFAGFPDWAKETHRIHRFDVRDYLYTLEEFEIAHTHDPLWNAAQLQLVNTGKMHGYMRMYWAKKILEWTTCPEEAMRFAIYLNDKYSLDGRDPNGYTGIAWSIGGVHDRAWPERPIFGKIRYMNFEGCRRKFDVDKYIKMNIG from the coding sequence ATGTTTGGCAAGTCGATTTTCAATAAACACAGGGCTAGGCTGCTTAAGGATGGCGGAAAATCTCGTCGGGGGCCTGTGATTTATTGGATGTCGCGTGACCAACGTGTTGCCGATAATTGGGCTTTAATTTACTCAATCATAAATGCAAATGAGCTAAAGGTCCCATTAGTAGTAGTTTTTACTTTATCCGAAGTTTTTCCCAGCACAAACCTTCGACATTATGGCTTCATGCTAAAAGGGCTAACAGAAGTAGAGCATAAGTTCAAGGAACTTGGTATGCCCTTTGTAACGTTAAATGGCGATCCTGCTGAAAGGCTACTGGAGTTTTCTGAAGAGGTAAAGGCTTCACTTCTTATAAGCGATTTTGATCCTTTGCTGGTTAAACGCAGTTGGAAAGCTCAGCTAAACCAACAATTAGCCATACCACATTACGAGGTGGATGCGCATAACGTAGTGCCTTGCTGGTATGTGTCACCCAAGCAGGAGTTCGGAGCATATACCATTCGCCCGAAGATAAAGAAGCATCTATCTTCGTTCTTAACCGAATTCCCAATAATTGAACTTAAGAATAAAGAAAGGGTTAGCAAATCGATAAATTGGCATGATGTTAATTCTTGGTTTAAAACAGCTTCTGAGGTAAAGCCTGTAAAAGGAGTTGTTCCTGGTGAGAAAGCAGCTCACGAAGTTCTTGACGAGTTCATTCAAGCAAAGCTTAATGGTTACGTTGAAAAACGAAACGATCCAACACTCGAGTGGCAATCTAACTTGTCGCCCTATTTACACTATGGGCATATCTCGGCTCAACGAGTAGCCATTGAGGTGCTTAAAGCGCCTGCTCCTGAGGTCGATAAGCAAGCTTTTCTGGAGGAGTTGATAGTTCGCCGTGAACTTTCCGACAACTTCTGTTACTACAACCCGAACTATTCCCGCTTTGCAGGCTTTCCAGACTGGGCAAAGGAAACCCATCGTATTCATAGGTTCGATGTAAGGGATTACCTTTACACGCTCGAGGAGTTTGAAATAGCCCATACTCATGACCCACTGTGGAATGCTGCACAGCTTCAGCTAGTTAATACTGGTAAGATGCATGGATACATGCGGATGTATTGGGCTAAAAAGATCTTGGAATGGACTACCTGTCCCGAGGAGGCAATGCGTTTTGCCATCTATCTGAACGATAAGTATAGCCTTGATGGGCGCGATCCAAATGGATATACTGGAATTGCATGGTCCATTGGTGGTGTTCACGACAGGGCTTGGCCCGAAAGGCCAATATTCGGTAAAATCCGATACATGAACTTCGAAGGCTGTAGGCGTAAATTCGATGTGGATAAGTATATTAAAATGAATATTGGTTAA
- a CDS encoding B12-binding domain-containing radical SAM protein: MRVLLTTLNSKYIHQNLAIGLLYHLNRGFKGLDIKEFTTKMPVDEVADYCSSFDLIAFSCYIWNIEKTLEVAKQIKHNNPSCKILLGGPEVSYEYYDVIERPYVDFIIVDEGEIPFSIFLEKYPELISIPGLVWKKDGKVISNKLPEPFDLNSLKAINPYLHIPKDELKNKVCYVEASRGCPNRCSFCLAGLQNRLRYMPMDYIHSSLQYLMENGRTIKFLDRTFNANQKFAISVFQFILDNRKPSNVFQFEIKADIAQNELIEFVCNKVPKGIFRFEIGIQTLNDRANDAVHRRQNFENIKSFVRRVSERVEVHLDLIVGLPYDYYDDIKYTFEEVFKLFAPELQLGFLKFLKGTPIRKDYKQHGYRFQQHPPYQVLESKYLSANEIKQIEHVEHALDLFWNKKRATNTLRYVAREYSIFEFLKGLGEVWLKTSSHKNVGLVGLYNTLYHFSKSNYPDDDLLIELITLDYYLSHKIKPASRFIPEIEKQQRLTLYNKLGLNHHKYRYSFHPVHFDVKHLLQNKDVRIKSDILVVEFNGIDYPKVVV, translated from the coding sequence ATGAGGGTCTTACTCACAACCTTAAATTCAAAATACATTCACCAAAACCTGGCTATAGGATTGCTCTATCATTTAAATAGAGGTTTTAAAGGCCTTGATATTAAGGAGTTCACGACTAAAATGCCGGTAGATGAGGTTGCAGATTACTGCAGCAGCTTTGATTTGATTGCCTTTAGCTGCTACATTTGGAATATTGAAAAGACATTGGAGGTTGCTAAGCAAATCAAGCACAACAACCCTTCGTGCAAAATCTTATTAGGTGGGCCTGAGGTATCGTATGAATACTATGACGTTATCGAACGTCCTTATGTCGATTTTATTATTGTTGACGAGGGCGAAATACCCTTCTCTATATTTCTTGAAAAATATCCAGAATTGATTAGCATACCTGGATTGGTCTGGAAAAAAGATGGAAAGGTTATTTCAAATAAATTGCCCGAGCCCTTTGATTTGAACAGCCTAAAAGCCATCAACCCTTACCTTCATATTCCAAAGGATGAGTTAAAGAATAAGGTTTGTTATGTAGAGGCATCGCGCGGTTGCCCCAATAGGTGTAGTTTCTGTCTGGCTGGTTTACAAAATAGGCTGCGCTACATGCCAATGGATTATATCCATAGCTCGCTTCAATATCTTATGGAAAATGGCAGAACGATTAAGTTTCTCGACCGCACCTTCAATGCAAATCAAAAGTTTGCCATTTCGGTTTTCCAGTTTATTCTTGATAATAGAAAGCCAAGTAATGTTTTTCAGTTTGAGATTAAAGCCGATATTGCCCAGAACGAATTGATAGAATTCGTTTGTAATAAAGTTCCAAAGGGCATTTTCCGTTTCGAAATTGGCATACAAACTTTAAACGACAGGGCAAACGATGCCGTGCATCGTCGACAGAATTTTGAAAATATAAAAAGTTTTGTTCGGCGTGTGTCGGAACGTGTTGAGGTTCACCTTGACCTAATTGTTGGCTTGCCTTACGATTATTACGATGATATAAAGTACACCTTTGAAGAGGTTTTTAAACTTTTTGCGCCCGAGTTGCAACTTGGCTTTCTGAAATTCCTGAAAGGAACACCAATTCGGAAAGATTATAAACAGCATGGATATCGTTTTCAGCAGCATCCACCTTATCAGGTGCTTGAAAGTAAATATCTTAGTGCAAACGAAATAAAGCAAATAGAGCATGTAGAGCATGCTTTAGACCTTTTCTGGAATAAAAAGCGAGCAACCAACACCCTTAGGTATGTAGCCCGAGAGTATTCAATTTTTGAATTTTTAAAAGGATTAGGAGAGGTTTGGCTAAAGACAAGCTCTCATAAAAATGTAGGTTTAGTTGGATTGTATAACACCCTATACCATTTTTCAAAGAGTAACTACCCCGATGATGACTTGCTTATAGAGTTAATTACGCTTGATTACTATTTGAGCCATAAGATTAAACCCGCCTCGCGTTTCATACCTGAAATTGAAAAGCAGCAACGCTTAACCCTATACAATAAATTGGGGCTTAATCACCATAAGTACCGTTATTCATTTCATCCCGTTCATTTTGATGTTAAGCATTTGCTTCAAAATAAGGATGTTCGGATTAAGTCTGATATTCTTGTAGTTGAGTTTAATGGAATCGATTATCCTAAGGTAGTTGTTTAG
- a CDS encoding LOG family protein: MKVCVYCASSSKVDTKYFEATKKLAKELARQDITIVYGGGSYGLMGCLADTALENGGKVIGILPRFMEKVEWGHKNLTELILVKDMHERKKLLIQDVDAVVALPGGCGTLEELSEVITLKRLGKFTKPIVILNTDNFYYHLRMLLEKMIAERFMRKEHGEIWQFVDNPEEVIPAIENAPHWDADAINFAAV, translated from the coding sequence ATGAAAGTTTGTGTTTACTGTGCCTCAAGCTCAAAGGTTGACACCAAGTACTTTGAGGCCACAAAAAAATTGGCAAAGGAATTAGCGCGGCAAGACATTACAATTGTTTATGGTGGTGGCTCTTATGGATTGATGGGTTGCCTTGCCGATACTGCGTTAGAGAATGGAGGAAAAGTTATTGGCATTCTACCTCGTTTTATGGAAAAGGTAGAATGGGGGCACAAAAACCTAACCGAGCTCATCCTGGTAAAAGATATGCATGAACGAAAAAAGTTACTCATTCAGGACGTTGATGCTGTTGTGGCACTTCCTGGAGGATGTGGCACCCTAGAAGAACTTTCTGAGGTTATCACACTCAAACGCCTTGGTAAATTCACAAAACCAATTGTAATCCTCAACACCGATAACTTTTACTACCACTTAAGAATGCTACTAGAAAAAATGATCGCCGAACGTTTCATGCGAAAAGAGCACGGAGAAATTTGGCAATTTGTTGACAACCCCGAAGAAGTTATCCCCGCAATTGAAAACGCCCCCCATTGGGATGCCGACGCCATAAACTTTGCAGCCGTATAG
- a CDS encoding prolyl oligopeptidase family serine peptidase gives MKRAIFLLVAAMMLNQLLAQTNNDLQKRVDQLLQENESLNHRLDVLEKKIDDVTWFNRVCDVAFIDKVYIYGPPPANVKNPEQTGATNPVKFWSYVFIPKNIDINKKYPLLVFPHGGVHGDFTTYYTHIVREMIAQGYIVVAPEYRGSTGYGSGHWRRIDYGGLEKEDVYASRNYMIENYDFVDKNRIGIIGWSHGGMIALHNIFDHPNDYACAYAGVPVSDLILRYGYADDDYRRLYDSDYHIGQTPRENINEYLKRSPTWQAHRLKNTPLLIHTNTNDDDVYVIEVQSLINALKAEGKDFEYEIFQEMPGGHSFNRMDTKAAREIRVKIYKFLAKYLNPPKPIKSIEDINRAAYLPLR, from the coding sequence ATGAAACGAGCTATTTTTCTGTTAGTAGCAGCAATGATGTTAAACCAGCTGCTAGCACAAACTAATAATGATTTACAAAAACGCGTTGATCAGCTATTACAAGAAAACGAAAGCCTAAACCACAGGCTTGACGTCCTTGAAAAAAAGATTGATGATGTGACCTGGTTCAACCGGGTGTGCGATGTGGCTTTCATCGACAAGGTTTACATCTACGGTCCTCCTCCTGCTAATGTTAAGAACCCCGAGCAAACGGGTGCCACTAATCCGGTTAAATTCTGGAGCTATGTGTTTATTCCTAAAAATATTGATATCAACAAAAAATATCCTCTACTTGTTTTTCCACACGGTGGTGTTCACGGTGACTTCACAACCTACTACACCCATATTGTTAGAGAAATGATTGCGCAGGGATATATTGTTGTTGCTCCTGAATATCGTGGCAGCACTGGTTATGGATCAGGACATTGGCGCAGAATAGATTATGGCGGGCTAGAGAAAGAAGATGTTTACGCAAGCCGCAACTATATGATTGAAAACTACGACTTTGTGGACAAAAACCGTATTGGGATTATTGGCTGGAGCCATGGGGGAATGATTGCACTTCATAACATCTTTGACCATCCAAACGACTATGCCTGTGCCTACGCTGGCGTACCAGTATCCGACTTAATCCTAAGGTACGGTTATGCCGACGACGATTATCGCCGATTATACGACTCCGATTATCATATCGGACAAACACCCAGGGAGAATATTAACGAGTACCTCAAGCGCTCCCCAACCTGGCAGGCTCATCGGCTAAAAAACACTCCCCTGCTAATCCATACCAATACTAATGATGATGATGTTTATGTTATTGAAGTGCAAAGTTTAATTAACGCACTAAAAGCAGAAGGGAAAGATTTTGAATATGAGATATTTCAGGAAATGCCTGGTGGCCACTCGTTTAACCGTATGGACACAAAGGCTGCTCGTGAGATTAGAGTGAAGATTTACAAGTTTCTTGCAAAATATCTGAACCCACCTAAACCCATTAAATCCATTGAAGATATCAATAGGGCAGCCTATTTGCCATTGAGGTAA
- the dnaE gene encoding DNA polymerase III subunit alpha translates to MSQFVHLHVHSHYSILDGASSIDKLIARAKELGMPGLALTDHGNMFGIKEFIAKIGKANASINAEIKQIKSEIEKLKGENSQEADNQLALSDLEKKLKETESKLFKPIVGCETYIAKKSRFDKTDKEDRQNFHLILLAKNKEGYHNLMRLVSYGFTEGFYYKPRIDKELLRKYSKGIIASSACLGGEIPQAIMKGDMDEAERLIYEYKDIFGDDFYLELMLHKSGEPRIDYEVYENQVKVNQTIIELSKKTGVKCIATNDVHFALADDASAHDILICLNTGKKLSETNRMRYTFQEYLKSEDEMRELFPDCPEAISNTMEIYNKVEFYDISSKPIMPYFPIPENFENDDEYLRYLTYEGAKQRWGENLSEKVIERLDFELGVIKRMGYPSYFLIVWDFIKAARELGVSVGPGRGSAAGSAVAYCLRITDIDPIKYDLLFERFLNPERISMPDIDIDFDEDGREEVLQYVVNKYGAKRVAHIITFGTMAAKSSIKDVARTLELDLPTSERLAKMVPERPGITLQKAFKEVPELEKEKDSDNPLIRETLKQAQVLEGTVRQTGVHACGIIIGRDDLEEYVPLCTNSDAKLFVTQYEGAHVEDIGLLKMDFLGLKTLSIIKDTLKLIEQSTGEKVDINNIPLDDPKTFELFSRGDTTAIFQFESPGMKKYMRALQPNRFEDLIAMNALYRPGPMEYIPSFINRKHGREPINYDIPEMEDVLKDTYGITVYQEQVMLLSQKLAGFTKGQADALRKAMGKKLKKVMDELKEKFIEGCLNKGYDKKIVEKIWSDWEAFAEYAFNKSHSTCYAYVAYQTAYLKAHYPSHFMAAVLSRNLSDIKKITTFMDECRRVGIQVLGPNVNESQIKFAVMPNGDIRFGLGAIKGMGENAAQNIIDVRTKGGKFKNIFDFFERVNLQTVNKKNLEVLAIAGAFDDLIDFDRSLFFAPDSKGSTYLEILMRYGIKIQDEKNSSQQSLFGEMAGFEIPKPVPPKAEPWPAIEKLNKEKEVIGIYLSAHPLDQFKFEIKNLCNVTLAELKANMGNYKDRDIVIGGMTIASYIGTTKNGKQYGKITLEDYTDSMDIMLFGKDFETFRNFCYNDYFLLIRGKVQERKYRQDELEFSIKTINQLFDVREKMIKSITINMPLEDINDILVDDLLKHSKHEKANITLKFKIFDKENKVSVNMFSRSLRVNITQEFIDFLDENEFSYKVALA, encoded by the coding sequence ATGAGTCAGTTTGTACACCTACACGTTCACAGCCATTACTCAATTCTCGATGGGGCATCAAGTATCGATAAACTAATTGCTCGTGCTAAAGAGTTAGGGATGCCTGGCTTAGCGCTTACCGATCATGGTAATATGTTTGGTATCAAGGAGTTTATTGCAAAGATTGGTAAGGCAAACGCCTCGATAAATGCCGAGATTAAACAGATAAAAAGTGAGATTGAAAAACTTAAAGGTGAGAATTCTCAAGAAGCTGACAACCAATTAGCCCTATCCGATTTAGAGAAAAAGCTTAAAGAAACCGAATCAAAACTTTTCAAACCCATTGTTGGTTGTGAAACCTATATTGCAAAAAAGAGTCGTTTTGACAAAACCGACAAAGAAGATAGGCAAAACTTCCACCTCATTCTGTTAGCCAAGAACAAAGAGGGTTACCATAACTTGATGAGATTAGTTAGCTATGGTTTCACAGAAGGGTTCTACTATAAACCTCGAATCGACAAGGAGCTACTTCGCAAATACAGCAAAGGAATAATTGCCTCAAGCGCTTGCTTAGGGGGAGAAATCCCCCAAGCCATCATGAAGGGCGATATGGATGAAGCCGAAAGGTTAATTTACGAGTACAAAGATATTTTCGGAGATGACTTTTACCTAGAGCTAATGCTTCACAAATCGGGCGAACCTCGCATCGACTATGAAGTATATGAGAACCAGGTAAAGGTTAACCAAACAATAATTGAGCTTTCAAAAAAAACTGGAGTAAAATGCATCGCCACTAACGATGTGCATTTTGCTCTAGCCGACGATGCTTCGGCGCACGACATCCTTATTTGCCTAAACACAGGGAAAAAGTTAAGCGAAACAAATCGTATGCGCTACACCTTTCAGGAGTACCTGAAAAGTGAGGATGAAATGCGAGAACTTTTCCCCGATTGCCCAGAAGCAATATCAAACACCATGGAAATATACAATAAGGTTGAGTTTTACGATATTTCCAGCAAGCCCATTATGCCCTACTTCCCAATCCCGGAAAACTTTGAAAACGACGATGAGTACCTACGATACCTAACCTACGAGGGGGCTAAACAGCGTTGGGGCGAGAATCTAAGCGAAAAGGTAATAGAACGTTTAGACTTTGAACTTGGAGTAATCAAGCGAATGGGTTACCCCAGCTACTTCCTAATTGTATGGGACTTTATTAAAGCAGCCCGTGAATTAGGAGTTTCGGTTGGCCCGGGAAGGGGTTCCGCTGCAGGTTCGGCTGTTGCGTACTGCCTTAGAATTACCGATATCGACCCAATCAAGTATGACCTTCTGTTTGAGCGTTTCCTTAACCCCGAACGAATTTCAATGCCCGATATCGATATCGACTTCGATGAAGATGGTCGCGAAGAGGTTCTACAGTACGTGGTTAATAAGTATGGGGCAAAACGCGTGGCTCACATCATCACATTCGGAACCATGGCTGCAAAGTCGTCAATTAAAGATGTGGCACGAACACTAGAACTCGACCTACCTACATCTGAACGATTGGCCAAAATGGTTCCTGAAAGACCTGGCATCACACTTCAAAAAGCATTCAAAGAGGTTCCTGAACTAGAAAAAGAAAAAGATTCCGACAATCCGCTAATCAGAGAGACACTTAAACAGGCTCAAGTTTTAGAAGGAACTGTTCGACAAACTGGCGTTCATGCCTGTGGTATAATTATTGGTCGTGACGACCTAGAAGAGTACGTACCATTATGCACCAACTCCGATGCTAAGCTTTTTGTAACTCAATATGAGGGCGCGCATGTTGAAGATATCGGGTTGCTTAAAATGGACTTCTTGGGACTCAAAACCCTTTCCATCATAAAAGACACCCTAAAACTTATTGAGCAATCTACTGGAGAAAAGGTCGATATCAATAATATCCCATTAGATGACCCAAAAACCTTTGAACTCTTCTCACGTGGCGACACAACAGCCATCTTCCAGTTCGAATCACCAGGGATGAAAAAGTACATGCGAGCTCTTCAACCAAACCGGTTCGAAGACCTAATCGCCATGAATGCCCTTTACCGCCCTGGCCCCATGGAATATATTCCTAGCTTCATCAACAGGAAGCATGGAAGAGAGCCCATAAACTACGATATTCCTGAAATGGAAGATGTGCTCAAGGACACCTACGGGATTACGGTTTACCAGGAGCAGGTGATGCTTCTTTCCCAGAAACTTGCAGGCTTTACTAAGGGTCAAGCCGATGCCTTACGTAAGGCAATGGGAAAAAAGCTCAAAAAGGTGATGGATGAGCTTAAAGAAAAATTTATTGAGGGTTGCCTGAACAAAGGTTACGATAAGAAAATAGTTGAAAAGATTTGGTCCGACTGGGAGGCATTTGCCGAGTATGCATTTAACAAATCGCACTCAACATGCTACGCGTACGTGGCCTACCAAACTGCTTACTTAAAAGCCCACTACCCTAGCCACTTTATGGCCGCTGTACTTAGCCGAAACCTTTCCGATATTAAAAAAATAACAACCTTCATGGACGAGTGCCGACGTGTGGGAATTCAGGTACTTGGTCCAAACGTAAATGAGAGTCAGATTAAGTTTGCAGTAATGCCAAATGGAGATATTCGGTTTGGATTAGGCGCAATTAAAGGAATGGGAGAAAACGCAGCTCAAAATATTATTGACGTTCGAACCAAAGGGGGCAAATTCAAAAATATTTTCGACTTCTTCGAAAGGGTTAATCTCCAAACAGTCAACAAAAAAAATCTTGAAGTCCTTGCCATTGCAGGTGCTTTCGACGACCTAATAGACTTTGATAGAAGCCTCTTCTTTGCTCCCGACAGTAAGGGTTCAACATATCTTGAAATTCTAATGCGATACGGCATAAAAATTCAAGATGAAAAGAACAGCTCTCAACAATCGCTTTTTGGAGAAATGGCTGGCTTTGAAATACCCAAACCAGTTCCACCTAAAGCAGAACCTTGGCCTGCTATAGAAAAACTTAATAAGGAAAAAGAGGTTATAGGCATTTACCTTTCTGCACACCCTCTGGACCAATTTAAGTTTGAAATTAAAAACCTATGTAATGTTACCCTTGCTGAGCTTAAAGCTAATATGGGAAATTACAAGGATAGAGATATCGTAATCGGGGGCATGACTATTGCCTCTTACATTGGAACTACCAAAAATGGTAAGCAATATGGTAAAATTACCCTTGAAGATTATACCGATTCAATGGACATCATGCTCTTTGGTAAAGATTTTGAAACCTTTAGGAATTTTTGCTACAACGATTATTTCCTATTAATTCGCGGTAAGGTACAAGAAAGAAAATACCGACAAGATGAGCTTGAATTTTCAATTAAAACCATCAACCAGCTTTTTGATGTCCGTGAGAAAATGATTAAGAGTATCACTATTAACATGCCTCTTGAAGATATTAACGACATTTTAGTTGACGATTTACTTAAACATAGCAAGCACGAAAAAGCAAACATCACTCTTAAGTTCAAAATCTTTGATAAAGAGAATAAGGTTTCGGTTAATATGTTCTCACGTTCTCTCCGTGTGAATATAACTCAAGAATTTATTGATTTTCTCGACGAAAACGAATTTAGCTATAAAGTTGCGCTTGCATAA
- the trxA gene encoding thioredoxin, whose amino-acid sequence MALAVTDANFDELVLNSGKPAMVDFWAEWCGPCRMIAPYVEQMAEEYKDKAVVAKVDVDSNPGIAARYGIRNIPTVLFFKDGQMVDKQVGAVPKSALVAKLEALL is encoded by the coding sequence ATGGCATTAGCAGTAACAGATGCAAATTTTGATGAGCTAGTACTCAACTCAGGCAAACCTGCAATGGTTGACTTTTGGGCAGAATGGTGTGGACCATGCCGTATGATTGCCCCCTACGTTGAACAAATGGCAGAGGAATATAAGGACAAGGCAGTTGTGGCAAAAGTAGATGTAGATAGCAATCCTGGCATTGCTGCTCGCTACGGCATCCGTAACATTCCAACCGTTCTTTTCTTTAAAGATGGTCAAATGGTCGACAAACAAGTAGGAGCAGTTCCTAAAAGCGCTCTTGTTGCAAAACTTGAAGCTTTACTATAA
- a CDS encoding T9SS type A sorting domain-containing protein, with amino-acid sequence MKKVLLFAACALTFSGLMAQVTLTQETHGFFADLKNPMVLTSYVEPGMAGKNVVWDFSNLEVKNSFTGNIDGFYTSKCCSKFTKGNVVLEEFGNFFVFESTNESLEQVGYMSATGNTRFSYNKPFVKMRYPFSYGDSYSGQFDGDYILNDNVIGSIAGTYSVEGDGIGKLILPNGQTLDNVLRVKEVKTTKQTFSSSSVLITDITYRWYVSNHRFPVLVLIRSEVKGQNSEPAVTTKAAYNSNVMNATTSTPVSTLSDINLSIYPNPYAEKVNIDFNIPAKCSVNISVYDLTGRVVKELANTTLDAGQKHFEFSAKSLGLPGGAYILKLRAGSKELTRKLVEL; translated from the coding sequence ATGAAAAAAGTTTTACTATTTGCAGCATGTGCATTAACCTTTTCAGGTTTAATGGCGCAAGTTACCTTAACGCAGGAAACCCATGGTTTCTTTGCCGATTTAAAAAATCCAATGGTTTTAACAAGCTATGTTGAACCAGGCATGGCTGGCAAAAATGTGGTTTGGGATTTTAGTAACCTTGAGGTTAAGAATTCTTTTACAGGAAATATTGATGGTTTTTATACATCAAAATGCTGCAGTAAGTTCACCAAAGGGAATGTGGTGCTTGAGGAGTTTGGAAACTTTTTTGTTTTTGAATCCACAAACGAAAGCCTTGAACAGGTAGGCTACATGTCGGCTACTGGGAATACGCGCTTTAGCTATAATAAACCATTCGTTAAGATGCGCTATCCTTTTTCCTATGGCGATAGCTATAGCGGTCAGTTCGATGGCGATTACATTTTAAACGATAATGTGATTGGCTCTATAGCTGGAACCTATAGTGTTGAGGGAGATGGAATTGGGAAGCTGATTCTTCCAAATGGGCAAACCCTCGATAATGTCCTTAGAGTGAAAGAGGTAAAAACAACCAAGCAGACTTTTAGCAGTAGCTCTGTGCTAATTACCGATATAACTTATCGTTGGTATGTTTCAAATCATCGATTCCCTGTTTTGGTTTTAATACGAAGCGAGGTGAAAGGCCAGAACTCTGAACCAGCTGTAACCACAAAGGCTGCGTACAACAGTAACGTTATGAATGCAACAACCTCTACTCCAGTTTCCACGCTTTCCGATATTAACCTTAGCATTTATCCAAACCCGTATGCCGAAAAGGTAAACATCGATTTTAATATTCCTGCTAAATGCAGTGTAAATATTAGTGTTTACGATTTAACGGGACGTGTTGTAAAAGAGTTAGCAAACACAACGCTCGACGCTGGTCAAAAGCATTTTGAGTTTTCAGCAAAGTCTTTGGGGCTTCCTGGTGGTGCATATATTTTGAAGCTAAGAGCTGGTAGTAAGGAGCTGACCCGAAAGTTGGTTGAACTATAG